The Mesorhizobium sp. AR02 genomic interval CGCCTTACGCAAACAGGGGATCTCCGTCGGCGTGTTGCATGTTCCGACCATAAAGCCGTTCGATGCCGGAGCGGTGGCCGAGTTTGCCGGCTCAGTTGGCCGTATTGTCACGGCAGAAAACCATGTCGTGGTTGGTGGATTGGCGAGCCTTGTCGTCGAGACCTTGTTCGATGCCGGCATTGCGAAGACAGTGACGCGCATCGGCCTGCCGGACCGCTATATCGAATGCGGTGCGGTGCCGACCTTGCAGGCGAAATACGGCCTGACGACCGAGGCCGTCATCGCGACGATTGCTGCGCTGAGTTAGGGTTCCACATGAAGATCACCGAGATCGAGACCTTTGCCGTCGGCGCCGGCTGGAAGAACTGGCTGTTCGTCAAAGTCCATACCGACAAGGGCATCCATGGGATCGGCGAAGGCACGCTGAACGGCTTCATCAAGACCACGGAAGCCGGCGTGCATGAGCTCAAGCATCTCGCCATCGGCCAGGACCCGCGCCGCATCAATTCGCTGGCCAAGCGCATGCTAGACAGTGTTTCGCTCGACGGCGGCCATATCCACCGCACGGTGATCGCGGCGATCGAGGTCGCCTGCTGGGACATTCTCGGCAAAAGCCTGGGCGTGCCGATCCACCAACTGCTCGGCGGCCAGGTGCGCGACAGCGTGCTTGGCTACGCCAATGGCTGGTACCGCACCGAGCGTACGCCCGAAGCCTTTCTCGAAGCCGCCAGGGCGGTGCTGGCCAAAGGCTTCAAGGCATTCAAGCTCGACCCGTTCGGCACCGCGCAAGGCTTTATCTCACGTGAGGAACTGGAGCTTTCCTACGCCATCTGCCGGACACTGCGTGACGAACTGCCTGGGGATACTCTGATCCTGATCGACGTGCATGCGCGCTTCACTGAGATCGCCGCCCTGCAGGCGGCGCAAAAATTCGCCGACCTCGACATCTACTGGTGGGAGGAGCCGACCTCGCGCGATCGCCAGGAGACCGTGCACGAAGTGGCGCATCGTTCGCCGATCCCGGTGGCGACCGGCGAGATGTATGACACGGTCGGGCAGTTCTACACGCTGGCCGTCGGCGGCGGTGTCAACATCTTCCAGCCTGAGCCGATGTCGCTCGGCGGCATTGCGCCGTCGATGCAGGTGGCCAATCTGGCGCTCGCGCATGGCAGCCACATCGCGCCACACCAGAGCGGCGGACCGGTGGCGACGGCGGTGTGCCTGCAACTGGCGGCGGCGGTGCCGAACTTCCTCATCCAGGAGCATTTCGATGCCTTCAACTACCCGTGGACACGCGAGCTGGTGAGCTGGCATCCAACCGTCAATCCCGACAATGGCCATCTGTCGCTGCCGGACGCGCCGGGGCTCGGCATCGATCTCAACATCGATGCGATCAAGGACCACCCTTACGATCCCAACGCCTATCTCAACGTCCATGCGGAGGGTTGGGAGAAGCGCCTCGGCCGGCGGGAAGAAACCGGGAAGCCGAAGCGAAAAAGCTGATCACGCACTTTCGCGGTCGACGATCTCGAAGCCGAGGCTGGTGATGGTCGGCACCTTGGTGTCGCCGCCGAGCCTTGCCAGCAGCTGCCGCACCGCACGGCGACCCATCTCGTAGCGATTGACCTTGACCGTGGTCAGCGGCGGATAGAGCTGGGCTGCCAGATCCATGTCGCCATAGCCGGCAATCGCAATCTTGCCCGGCACCGCCCAGCGGCGCCGATGGCACTCCTGCACGGCGCCAACGGCCAGCGTGTCGCTGGAAAAGAAGATGGCGTCGATGTCCCTGTGGCGGGAGGTCAGCGTCACCAGCGCCTCGGCGCCGCCTTGGGCGGTGATCGGCACCTCGACCTCCATGTCGGCATGGTTCTTGATGCCGAGTTCGGTAAGCGCCGCATGGTAGCCGGTGCGGCGCTGCTGCAAGCGGTCATTGCCGTGGATTGGCGTCGAGACGAAGCCGATGCGCTTGTAGCCTTTGGCCGCCAGATGCATGGTCATGGCATAGGCGGTCTCGAAATTGGAGACGCCGACCACCATGTCGATCGGCTTGCGGCCCTTGATTTCGGAGATTTCGACCACCGGTGCGCCGCTGCTCTTCAGCAGCGCCCGCGCCGTTTCGCTTTGCACGAAGCTCTGCAGGATCATGCCGACCGGGCGCCAGCCGAGCAGGTTGCGAATCGATTTCTCCTCGGCTTCCTGCGTGAATTCGCCTTGCACCAGAAGCATCGAATAGCCGCTCTCATGGCATTCGTCGGACATGCCTTGCACCTGTTCGGCGATGCCCGAATTGATCAGCGGCGGCACCACCGTACCGATCATGCGGCCATTGCCACGCATGCTGGAAGCCAGCCGATTGGGCACGAAGCCGGCTTGCTCGATGGCGTCGAGCACCTTGGCGCGCGTTTCCGGCGAGACCATGTCGGGATTGGACAGCGCGCGCGACACCGTCATCGGCGCCACGCCGACACGCTTGGCGATCTCGCGGACGCCAAGGCGTTGCGGCTTCTTCTCGCCCGCCGGCGGCTTGTCGACCATCACCCTGCTCCAAGAGAGCGCGATCCAGCAAAGCAATATCCTGCCGATCGCGTCGCCACTTCATAGCGGTTGTGGCGGACAGTTTCCAGCAACCGGCCCAGCCATTGCCGGGTCGGGAAATTTCGCCGTTGACAAGTTATAATATTATAATCTTAATGGCCGAGAGGAGCGCGCCGGGATCGGCGCGGGTGAATGGAGCCGGTCGCAAGAGCCGGCAACAGGCGCCGCAAGGGAGGTCAGGATGAACAGCGTGGCTGAGGTGAGCTCGCCGCTGCGGGACGCACACTCGTTCCGGCGGCGACTGATCGGCTTCATTGCCGTCGGCGAAGTCGGCGTGCTGGCAGCGATGGCCCTGCTGATCGCCTTCTTCTGGCTGCTCGAACCGGCGTTCCTGTCAGAGCGCAACATCCGCGCCATTCTCAACGTCGTCTCCTTTGTCGGCATCATCGCCATCGGCCAGACCATCCTGCTGGTCGCCGGCGAGTTCGACCTGTCGGTCGGCTCGGTGGCTGGTCTCTCGGCCGTGGTCGCGGCCAAGCTGATGACCGCCGCCGCCTTGCCGGTGACGGTCGGCATTCTCGGCGGCATCGGCGTCGGAGCCCTGATCGGGCTGTTGAACGGCCTGATCGTCGTCAGGCTCGGCATTCCCGCCTTCATCCAGACGCTCGGCATGCTGTTCATCGGCCAGGGCCTGATCCAGGTGGTGACGGGCGGCTATCCGGTCTATCCGCTGCCGGAGGCGATCAATACCATCGGCGGCACCGATCTCGCCTTCGGGCTGGGCTGGAGCTTTGCCTTCTTCATCATCGCGGCCGTCGTCGCCGACTTCGTCCTGCGCCGCACCGTGCTCGGGCGCAACATGTATGCCACCGGCGGCAACCAGGAAGTGGCGCACCTCGTCGGCATCAACACCAATGCCTACAAGATCGGCGCCTTCGTCACCGTCGGCGCGCTGTCGGCGATCGCCGGCATGTTCGTCATGGCCGATCTCGGCAGCGGCGGCACCTCGATCGGCAGCGGCTGGGAGTTGACCGTCATCGCCGGTGTCGTGGTCGGCGGCGTCAGCCTCTTCGGCGGCGCCGGCACAGTGGCCGGCGGCGTTGTCGGCATTCTTTTGCTGAAAATTGTGCAGAGCGGCCTCGTCGTCATCGGCGTCAACTCCAACTGGCAGCAGATCGCGGTCGGCGTGATCATGGTCATGGCCGTCGGCCTCGACATCGTGCGCCGCCGCTACTTCATCGCCGGAGCCTGAGCAAACCGCGGGGAATGTGGATATTGCGCCGGCAAAATGCCGGCGAACCAAGGGAGGTACGACATGAAAATCCATTTGAAAAGAAGGCTGATCCGCGCCGCATTGGTGGCGGCGGCAGTCGCCACCTCGCTGGGCTCGGTGAACCTTGCGCGCGCAGCGGACATCCATCTGCTCTGGGTGCAGGCGATGAAGGATCACCCAGTGCACCGGCTGATGCAGGCGGGCTTCCTCAACAAATGCAAGGAGCTCGGCTACACCTGCGAGGTCGTCGGCGACCCGAGCGCCACCAACTGGGACATCCCCGCAACGCTGCCGCTCGCCGAGGCCGCCCTTGCCCGCACCAAATACGACGCCATCGGCGTCTATGGAGTCGATCCGGCGATCTATTCCTACATCACCAAGCTTGCCAAGGAAGGCTTCCCGATCGTCACCTGGCATGTCCTGCCGCCGGAAGGCACCGTCAATGGCCTCAAGGCGGCGACCGGCGAAGACATAGCCGAGGTCGGCGCCAATGCCGCGATCGCGATTGGCGACAAGCTCGGCGGCAAGGGCACGGTGGCGCTGACGCAAGGCGCCTCCAACGACACCGAAAACGCCATGTCGGATGCCTTCCGCAAGACCATCGCGGCGAAATATCCCGGCATCAAGGTGCTCGACACGCAGATGGAAGGCTTTGAGCCGTCGGCGGCCGAGGCAAAAGCGGTGGCGATCCTGCAGGGCAATCCTGATGTGACCGCCGCCTTCGGCACCACCGGCAACAGCATCCAGACCTGGTCGGGCGCCGCTCGCAAGGCCGGACGCGACGTCGTCATTGTCGGCATGGACTATATCAGGCAGAACCTCGACCTGGTGAAATCGGGGGCCGCCTACGGCATCGTCGCGCAGCCGCTCTATGAAGAGAGCGCCAAGGTTGCCGAGCTGCTCGGCGACCTCGCCCAGGGCAAGACCGTGCCCTACAGCAATCCGTTGCCGGCCAAGGTGATCACCGCTGCCGACCTCGATCCCTATTACAAGATGCTGGACAGCGCCGGCCAGTAACACCTTGCTGCCGGGTCCGCATCTGGCGGGCCCGGCAACATCCTGAGAGGATCGCCGTGTCGACCACCCAAGAGCCGCTGTTTTCGGCCACCGCCATCACCAAGAATTTTGGCGGCGTGCAGGCACTGCGCGGCGTCGATTTCGATGTCGTTGCCGGCGAGATCCACGCCCTTCTCGGCCAGAACGGCGCCGGCAAGTCGACGCTGGTCAAGATCCTCAACGGCGTGCATCCGGCGGGTTCCTACACCGGCACGATCCAGCTCGACGGCCGGTCCGTCAGTTTCGCCTCGCCGGCCGATGCGCGATCGAATGGTGTTGGCTACGTGCCGCAGGAAATCGAGGTGCTCGAACAGCTTTCGGTCGCCGAGAACGTCTTTGCCGGCCGCACCGGCCTTGGTGACGGCTTGCTGGTCCACCAGCGCAAGCTGGAGCAGCGTGCCGGCGAGATCTTTGCCGACCTCGGCATCGACATCAACCCCAGGGCCTATGTCGCTTCGCTGACCTCGGCGCAGCGCCATCTGGTGATGATTGCCCGCGCCATCGTCATGAAACCGCGCGTGCTGATGCTGGACGAGCCGACGGCCTCGCTCTCGGGCACGGAGGTCGATGCGCTGTTCAGCGTGTTGCGCCGCCTGAAGGCGCAAGGCGTGGCGATGATCTACATCACCCACCGCCTGCCCGAAGTGCTCGCCATTTGCGACCGCGCCACTGTCTTGCGCGACGGGCAGGTGGCGGTGCGGATCGCAAGAGAGGACTTTGACGCCGAGACCTTCATCTTCTCGATGTCAGGTCAAAGGCTGCAGCGGCTGTTTCCCGAACACGCAGCCCCCATCGGCGCACCAACCGCGCTGGAGGTTCGCCGGCTGACTGTCGCCGGCCATAGCGGCGCGGTCCATGGCGCCAGGGATATCAACCTCTCCGTAGCATCAGGCGAGATCGTTGGGCTGGCCGGACTGCTGGGCTCCGGCCGTAGCGAAATCCTGCACGGGATCTATGGCCGCGTTCCTGCCGATGGCGAAATCCGGGTCACAGGCCGGACCGTATCGATCAAATCGCCCAGGGATGCTCGCGCGGCCGGCATTGCGCTGCTGACCGAGGACCGCAAGCGTGATGGCCTGCTGTTCAACCTGCCGGTTGGCGCCAACATCACCATCGGCAATCTCGCGCCCTTGTCGCGTCACGGCATGGTGCGCGGCGGGCTGGAGCGCAGTTCCATCCTCGCCGCCATGAGCGCGCTCAACGTCAAGGCGTCGTCGCCGCAGGCTTCGGTAACCCATCTGTCGGGCGGCAACCAGCAGAAGCTGCTGTTTGCCCGCGTGCTGATGCGGGCGCCGAAAGTGCTGCTGCTCGACGAGCCGACCAAGGGCGTCGACGCGGCAACCCGGCACGAAATCTACCGGCTTGTGGTCGAACTCGCCGAGAAAGGCGTGGGCTTGCTCATCGTGGCTTCCGAGATCGAGGAACTGATCGGCCTTTGCGACCGCTGCCTCGTCGTCGCCGACGGCCGCATCGTCGACGAATTCGGCCGTGGCCAGGGTGGCGAGGATCGTGTCTTGCGGTCGGTGACGGCGGCGCAGGCCGAGCGCCATGCCATGGCTGCGCAGGTTTCGTCATGATGTTCGCCGGCAAACGTATTTTTGTCACGGGAGCTGCTACCGGCATCGGACAGGCGACAGCCGAGTACCTCGCCGCCGAGGGCGCCAGGGTCTTCGGCGCCGGGCTGGATGGCGAGGAAGGAAAAGCGCTCGCCAGCCGCTACGCCGAAAGCCAATTGATCTTCCGTGAGAGCGACCTCACCCGTGAGGCCGACGTCCAGGCCGCCGTTGCGTCGGCGACGGCGGCCCTCGGCGGGCTCGACGCGGTCGTCAACTGCGCCGGCATCTATCCCACCGGCAAGCGGCTTGAGGACGTTTCCGACACGGAGTGGGACAGGACCATCGCCGTCAATTTGACGGCCATCTTCCGCGTCTGCCGCGCGACCTTGCCGTTGCTGCGCGCGGCCGGCGGCGGCTCGGTCGTCAACATCGCCTCCGTGCATGCCGACGCAACGGTACCCGGCGTGCCCGCCTATGCCGCGACCAAGGCGGCGATTGTCGGCCTGTCGCGCCAGATGGCGCTCGACTATGCCGTCGACTGTATCCGCGTCAACGCCGTGCTGGTCGGCTCGGTCGCCACGAGAATGACGCTGGATGGGCTGGAGGCTGCCGGCGGCGCGGAAGCACTGGGCCTGTCCTTCGAGCCCAACCGGATCGCGCGCATCGCCAACCCGTCGGAGATCGCTAGCGCCATCGGCTTCCTGATCTCCGACGCCTCGTCCTTCGTCACCGGCAGCGCCATGCAAGTGGACGGCGGCCTGCTGTCGCGGCTGCTTTAAAGTCCAAGCGCGAAGGGCATAAAGGAGACTGTGCCGGCGGCACTTTCGCCTGGAGTCAGTACGATCACGCCCTCTTGTGGATCGTCCCATCCGCCCCGGTTGAACGCGCCAGACGCGTTGGTCTGCGGCTCGACACAGAAAAATGGTTTGGTGGGATCGGCATAGAGCATCAGGTGCTTGAAGATTGGATCGGCCTTGATGCGCAGTCCCGCGCCGCGTGTCGGAAAGCGGAGCGTCGCTTCACCGCCCCAGCCGCCATAGTCATTGTTGCGCCAGCCGCCCGGCAGGGGCCGCTGCTCGGCGAAATCCAGTTCGGGCGGCAAGGTGATCGGATCGCCGGCAATGCCATCGGGCTCTTCGAGATAGAAACACCTGGCACCGAACTGCAATGTCACATCGGGGTCGCGATCGAACCAGGGATGCAGGCCGAAGCCGAACGGCATGGCGACCGGCCCGGTGTTGGTCAGTGTCATGGTAACGCTGAGACCGTCGTCCGAGGCCCCGAAAGCCTGGATCGCGCGATAGGAATAGGGCTCGGCTCCGGCCGCGATGTCCAGCGACAGCGTGGCGTTGGCGGTTCCGGCCTCGGTGACGGTCCAGGCGTGTTGCCAGCCGCTGCCGTGGACGTTGAATTTTTCGGGCGGATTGTTGGGTTCCACCAGCCAGCATTTTCCTCCGAAGTCGAAGGCGTTTCCGGCGATGCGGTTGGCATAGGGAGTCATCGGGAACATGGCGACGCCAAGCACATTGCCGGCCTCGCGATCACCATCCGAGAGCCGGCGCATGAGATCGATGCCGCGCCAGCGCAGCGAACTCAGGGAGCCACCGATTTGCGGCACCAGCTCGACTTCGAGTGCTCCCGATCGGATGTTCACCAATTCAGAAATTGCGCCCATAGCCTGCCATCCATCCACCGTCGACGCCCAGCATCTGGCCCGTCGTATAGGTGTTGAGTGGATCGCAGAAGAACAGCACGGCCGCAACCGCTTCCTCGATGCTGCCGGCGCGGCCGACTGGTGTGTGGCTGAGCATCGCCTTGTCGCCGGAAACCATCGTTTCATCCTCGACCGCACCGACGCCAACGGCATTGACCAGCACCTTGGGTCCGAATTCCATGGCCAGCGTCCGCATGCCGGCCAAAATCGAGGCGTTTTCCATGGAAAAGCGGGGATGGCGGCGCATCGGCATGCCGGCGGTGGCCGACAGCAGGAAGACGATGCGGCCGCTGCCGCGCTCGGTCATGGCAACGGCAGCCTTGCGTGCATCGGCATACAGAGTGGGGGGATCTTCGGCCGTCATTCCCGGCCGCAACGGACAGGACATCAGCAGGACGTCGGCTTCCCGCGCGTGGGAGCCATCGACGAGCTTGCCGCCATTGGCAAGCAATGCAGCAATCGCGGCCTCGGCGACCGGGTTGCTGTCGCCATCCAGCGCCACGGCGGCGTCATTGAGATCGATTTCCATCGCGTCACTCACATCATGTATCCCGCCGTCCAGCCGCCATCGACGGCCAGGACCTGGCCGTTGATGTAGCTGGCGGCCGGCGAGGCAAGGAACAGCACCGCCTCGGCGATCTCTTGCGGCTCAGCCGGGCGGCCGAGCGGCACATGGGCCAAAAATTCCTGCGTGCGGCCGGCGAACTTGCCGTCCTCGCCGTAGAACAGCTTGGCGGTCAGCGCCGTCATCACCGAGCCCGGCGCGATGGCATTGGTCAGAACGCCCTTGGCGCCAAGTTCGATCGCCATCGACCGCGTCAGATGGATGATGCCGGCCTTGGCGGCGACGAACGGGCTTTGCAGGCGCATGGCGGCGAGGCCGACCACCGAGGCGATGTTGACGATGCGCCCGCCTCTGCCGGCGGCGAGCATAGGCCCGAGCGCGGCCCGGCTCATGATGTAGAGGCCGTCGAGATCGATGCCGGTAATGCGGTCCCATTCCTCGGGCGGGAATTCATCTAACGTCACGCGGTGCGCCAGTGTGTTGACGCCGGCATTGTTGATGAGGATGTCGAGGCGGCCGTGCCGTTCCATGATCGCGGCGATCGCGCTATCGACCGATGCGGGATCACGGATGTCGGTGGCGCAGGCCATGGCATCGGTCAGGCCGGCCGCGACCTGGCTTGCGCCCTCGCCGTTGATATCGGCGACGACGACCGCGGCACCATTGTCGGACAGGCGCTTGGCGATGGAACTGCCGATGGCGCCCGCGGCCCCCGTGACCAGCGCTACCTTGCCTCGCAAATCGCAGCGCATGTCCCGTCCGCCCTCGAACCAATTCGGGTTATGCTATTATAATATTCTCAAGGCGCGGACAAGCTATTGCGCCGCAGCAAGGCGTTATTCCGCCGGCGCACCAGCCACGTTTTTGCGGGCCGCATCGATCATCAGACGCCGTGCGCGGAACACGCCCCATTGCTGGTCGACGAGCACGCCGATGAGGATGACGCCGCCCATCACCGCGAAGTTGAGGGAGGACGGGATGCCGAGCAGATTGACGAGGTTCTGCAGCTCCTGCAGCAGCACCGTGCCCAGCACGACGCCTATCAGCGACCCCTCGCCGCC includes:
- a CDS encoding mandelate racemase/muconate lactonizing enzyme family protein — protein: MKITEIETFAVGAGWKNWLFVKVHTDKGIHGIGEGTLNGFIKTTEAGVHELKHLAIGQDPRRINSLAKRMLDSVSLDGGHIHRTVIAAIEVACWDILGKSLGVPIHQLLGGQVRDSVLGYANGWYRTERTPEAFLEAARAVLAKGFKAFKLDPFGTAQGFISREELELSYAICRTLRDELPGDTLILIDVHARFTEIAALQAAQKFADLDIYWWEEPTSRDRQETVHEVAHRSPIPVATGEMYDTVGQFYTLAVGGGVNIFQPEPMSLGGIAPSMQVANLALAHGSHIAPHQSGGPVATAVCLQLAAAVPNFLIQEHFDAFNYPWTRELVSWHPTVNPDNGHLSLPDAPGLGIDLNIDAIKDHPYDPNAYLNVHAEGWEKRLGRREETGKPKRKS
- a CDS encoding substrate-binding domain-containing protein, producing MVDKPPAGEKKPQRLGVREIAKRVGVAPMTVSRALSNPDMVSPETRAKVLDAIEQAGFVPNRLASSMRGNGRMIGTVVPPLINSGIAEQVQGMSDECHESGYSMLLVQGEFTQEAEEKSIRNLLGWRPVGMILQSFVQSETARALLKSSGAPVVEISEIKGRKPIDMVVGVSNFETAYAMTMHLAAKGYKRIGFVSTPIHGNDRLQQRRTGYHAALTELGIKNHADMEVEVPITAQGGAEALVTLTSRHRDIDAIFFSSDTLAVGAVQECHRRRWAVPGKIAIAGYGDMDLAAQLYPPLTTVKVNRYEMGRRAVRQLLARLGGDTKVPTITSLGFEIVDRESA
- a CDS encoding ABC transporter permease; translated protein: MNSVAEVSSPLRDAHSFRRRLIGFIAVGEVGVLAAMALLIAFFWLLEPAFLSERNIRAILNVVSFVGIIAIGQTILLVAGEFDLSVGSVAGLSAVVAAKLMTAAALPVTVGILGGIGVGALIGLLNGLIVVRLGIPAFIQTLGMLFIGQGLIQVVTGGYPVYPLPEAINTIGGTDLAFGLGWSFAFFIIAAVVADFVLRRTVLGRNMYATGGNQEVAHLVGINTNAYKIGAFVTVGALSAIAGMFVMADLGSGGTSIGSGWELTVIAGVVVGGVSLFGGAGTVAGGVVGILLLKIVQSGLVVIGVNSNWQQIAVGVIMVMAVGLDIVRRRYFIAGA
- a CDS encoding sugar ABC transporter substrate-binding protein produces the protein MKIHLKRRLIRAALVAAAVATSLGSVNLARAADIHLLWVQAMKDHPVHRLMQAGFLNKCKELGYTCEVVGDPSATNWDIPATLPLAEAALARTKYDAIGVYGVDPAIYSYITKLAKEGFPIVTWHVLPPEGTVNGLKAATGEDIAEVGANAAIAIGDKLGGKGTVALTQGASNDTENAMSDAFRKTIAAKYPGIKVLDTQMEGFEPSAAEAKAVAILQGNPDVTAAFGTTGNSIQTWSGAARKAGRDVVIVGMDYIRQNLDLVKSGAAYGIVAQPLYEESAKVAELLGDLAQGKTVPYSNPLPAKVITAADLDPYYKMLDSAGQ
- a CDS encoding sugar ABC transporter ATP-binding protein translates to MSTTQEPLFSATAITKNFGGVQALRGVDFDVVAGEIHALLGQNGAGKSTLVKILNGVHPAGSYTGTIQLDGRSVSFASPADARSNGVGYVPQEIEVLEQLSVAENVFAGRTGLGDGLLVHQRKLEQRAGEIFADLGIDINPRAYVASLTSAQRHLVMIARAIVMKPRVLMLDEPTASLSGTEVDALFSVLRRLKAQGVAMIYITHRLPEVLAICDRATVLRDGQVAVRIAREDFDAETFIFSMSGQRLQRLFPEHAAPIGAPTALEVRRLTVAGHSGAVHGARDINLSVASGEIVGLAGLLGSGRSEILHGIYGRVPADGEIRVTGRTVSIKSPRDARAAGIALLTEDRKRDGLLFNLPVGANITIGNLAPLSRHGMVRGGLERSSILAAMSALNVKASSPQASVTHLSGGNQQKLLFARVLMRAPKVLLLDEPTKGVDAATRHEIYRLVVELAEKGVGLLIVASEIEELIGLCDRCLVVADGRIVDEFGRGQGGEDRVLRSVTAAQAERHAMAAQVSS
- a CDS encoding SDR family NAD(P)-dependent oxidoreductase: MMFAGKRIFVTGAATGIGQATAEYLAAEGARVFGAGLDGEEGKALASRYAESQLIFRESDLTREADVQAAVASATAALGGLDAVVNCAGIYPTGKRLEDVSDTEWDRTIAVNLTAIFRVCRATLPLLRAAGGGSVVNIASVHADATVPGVPAYAATKAAIVGLSRQMALDYAVDCIRVNAVLVGSVATRMTLDGLEAAGGAEALGLSFEPNRIARIANPSEIASAIGFLISDASSFVTGSAMQVDGGLLSRLL
- a CDS encoding aldose 1-epimerase, whose translation is MGAISELVNIRSGALEVELVPQIGGSLSSLRWRGIDLMRRLSDGDREAGNVLGVAMFPMTPYANRIAGNAFDFGGKCWLVEPNNPPEKFNVHGSGWQHAWTVTEAGTANATLSLDIAAGAEPYSYRAIQAFGASDDGLSVTMTLTNTGPVAMPFGFGLHPWFDRDPDVTLQFGARCFYLEEPDGIAGDPITLPPELDFAEQRPLPGGWRNNDYGGWGGEATLRFPTRGAGLRIKADPIFKHLMLYADPTKPFFCVEPQTNASGAFNRGGWDDPQEGVIVLTPGESAAGTVSFMPFALGL
- a CDS encoding SDR family oxidoreductase, which translates into the protein MSDAMEIDLNDAAVALDGDSNPVAEAAIAALLANGGKLVDGSHAREADVLLMSCPLRPGMTAEDPPTLYADARKAAVAMTERGSGRIVFLLSATAGMPMRRHPRFSMENASILAGMRTLAMEFGPKVLVNAVGVGAVEDETMVSGDKAMLSHTPVGRAGSIEEAVAAVLFFCDPLNTYTTGQMLGVDGGWMAGYGRNF
- a CDS encoding SDR family NAD(P)-dependent oxidoreductase; translated protein: MRCDLRGKVALVTGAAGAIGSSIAKRLSDNGAAVVVADINGEGASQVAAGLTDAMACATDIRDPASVDSAIAAIMERHGRLDILINNAGVNTLAHRVTLDEFPPEEWDRITGIDLDGLYIMSRAALGPMLAAGRGGRIVNIASVVGLAAMRLQSPFVAAKAGIIHLTRSMAIELGAKGVLTNAIAPGSVMTALTAKLFYGEDGKFAGRTQEFLAHVPLGRPAEPQEIAEAVLFLASPAASYINGQVLAVDGGWTAGYMM